The following are encoded together in the Pseudomonas xantholysinigenes genome:
- a CDS encoding MFS transporter — MPLALLALTLAAFAIGTTEFVIVGLIPTIANDLAVTLPSAGLLVSLYALSVAIGAPLLTAMTGRVPRKLLLVGLMALFTAGNLVAWQAPSYESLIMARILTGLAHGVFFSVGSIIATSLVPKEKAASAIATMFSGMTVAFVTGIPLGTFIGQHFGWRVTFLVVAAFGLVALIGALLFVPKRIAHSEPAPLLRQLRVMLQPRLLLVYAMTAVGYGGSLVAFTFLAPILQDIAGFGANSVALVLLAYGVSVALGNIWGGRLADRKGPVQALSIIFALLAVVLMVLTFTAPHPVLVVATVLAWGAVAFGNVPGLQVYVVQQAEKVAPDAVDVAAGFNIAAFNLGVAGGSWGGAQVVQHLGLGHTPWIAALVTLGALALTVYSGRLDRRVPAQPQPVISRA, encoded by the coding sequence ATGCCACTCGCCTTGTTAGCTCTCACCCTCGCCGCATTCGCCATCGGCACCACCGAGTTCGTGATCGTCGGCCTGATCCCGACCATCGCCAACGACCTTGCCGTCACCCTGCCTTCGGCTGGCCTGCTGGTCAGCCTGTACGCCCTGAGCGTCGCCATCGGCGCGCCGCTGCTCACCGCCATGACCGGCCGGGTGCCGCGCAAGCTGCTGCTGGTCGGGCTGATGGCGCTGTTCACCGCCGGCAACCTGGTGGCCTGGCAGGCCCCCAGCTATGAATCGCTGATCATGGCGCGGATCCTCACCGGCCTGGCCCATGGCGTGTTCTTCTCGGTCGGCTCGATCATCGCCACCAGCCTGGTGCCGAAGGAAAAAGCCGCCAGCGCCATCGCCACCATGTTCAGCGGCATGACCGTGGCCTTCGTCACCGGTATTCCGCTGGGCACCTTCATCGGCCAGCACTTCGGCTGGCGCGTGACCTTCCTGGTGGTTGCCGCCTTCGGCCTGGTGGCGCTGATCGGCGCGCTGCTGTTCGTGCCCAAGCGTATCGCCCACAGCGAGCCGGCACCGCTGCTGCGCCAGTTGCGGGTGATGCTGCAACCACGGCTGCTGCTGGTCTACGCCATGACCGCCGTCGGTTATGGCGGCTCGCTGGTCGCCTTCACCTTCCTCGCCCCGATCCTGCAGGACATCGCCGGCTTCGGCGCCAACAGCGTGGCCCTGGTGCTGCTCGCCTACGGCGTGTCGGTGGCCCTGGGCAACATCTGGGGTGGCCGCCTGGCCGACCGCAAGGGCCCGGTGCAGGCGCTGTCGATCATCTTCGCGCTGCTGGCCGTGGTGCTGATGGTGCTGACCTTCACCGCGCCGCACCCGGTCCTGGTGGTCGCCACCGTGCTGGCCTGGGGCGCCGTCGCCTTTGGCAACGTGCCGGGCTTGCAGGTGTACGTGGTGCAGCAGGCCGAGAAGGTCGCGCCGGACGCGGTCGATGTGGCCGCCGGCTTCAACATCGCCGCTTTCAACCTGGGTGTGGCGGGTGGTTCCTGGGGCGGCGCGCAGGTCGTGCAGCACCTGGGCCTGGGCCACACCCCCTGGATCGCCGCGTTGGTCACCCTGGGCGCGCTGGCCCTGACCGTCTACAGCGGCCGCCTCGACCGCCGGGTGCCCGCCCAACCGCAACCTGTGATCAGTCGCGCCTGA
- a CDS encoding LysR family transcriptional regulator, translating to MQDLRQLRYFVAVAECENVGRAAEQLHISQSPLSRQIAQLEDNLGLALFERRNQRLYLTNDGRTFLGEARGLLKHAERLESLGKRLGRGEEGGLCIGYVNHAIHAGVLPGAVRAIRSERPQIHIALYNMTPKEQFEGLRQRSLDIALVCEPPPVNDPDLRSQPVFDDPMLLAIPAQHPLACKTELTPDDLHEQEWIITGGQPDQANKRDDFIARCGDAGFTPRLSLEATDPLSVLGLVSAGLGLAMVQSSLSASVGPSVVLRRLDWFQPSVQVWAAWHQVDLRPIVGIFRERVLALAEDVETLKKTA from the coding sequence ATGCAAGATCTACGTCAACTGCGCTACTTCGTCGCCGTCGCCGAATGCGAGAACGTCGGCCGCGCAGCCGAACAGCTGCACATTTCCCAGTCGCCCCTGAGCCGGCAGATCGCCCAGCTGGAGGACAACCTCGGCCTGGCCTTGTTCGAGCGCCGCAACCAGCGCCTGTACCTGACCAACGACGGCCGCACCTTCCTCGGCGAAGCGCGTGGCCTGCTCAAGCACGCCGAACGCCTGGAATCGCTGGGCAAGCGCCTGGGCCGCGGCGAAGAAGGCGGCCTGTGCATCGGCTACGTCAACCACGCCATCCATGCCGGCGTGCTGCCCGGCGCGGTGCGGGCGATTCGCAGTGAACGACCACAGATCCACATCGCCCTGTACAACATGACGCCCAAGGAACAGTTCGAAGGCTTGCGTCAGCGCAGTCTGGACATCGCCCTGGTGTGCGAACCGCCGCCAGTCAACGACCCGGACCTGCGCTCGCAGCCGGTGTTCGACGACCCGATGCTGCTGGCCATCCCCGCCCAGCATCCACTGGCGTGCAAGACCGAGCTGACCCCGGACGACCTGCATGAACAGGAGTGGATCATCACCGGCGGCCAACCCGACCAGGCCAACAAGCGCGACGATTTCATCGCCCGCTGCGGCGATGCCGGCTTCACCCCGCGCCTGTCCCTGGAAGCCACCGACCCGCTGAGCGTGCTCGGCCTGGTCTCCGCCGGGCTGGGCCTGGCCATGGTGCAGAGCAGCCTCAGTGCCAGCGTCGGCCCGTCGGTGGTGCTGCGCCGACTCGACTGGTTCCAGCCTAGCGTGCAGGTGTGGGCGGCCTGGCATCAGGTCGACCTGCGGCCAATCGTGGGCATCTTCCGGGAGCGCGTACTGGCCCTGGCCGAAGACGTGGAAACCCTCAAAAAGACCGCATAG